TTGATGTAAGGATGCACCGATGTACCCCTTGACTAAGAGCTCTAAGGAAAGGCTATGTCCTGAAGTAAATTACTCTGACTGGGCTTTCAAGATGTCATGAAGTTAGAAAGGCATACAGAGCAGGATCAGGATCATATATTCATTACCAACACGGCAACACCCCCACCCTCCTCACACACACACGAAAGAAGCTAGATGCTAATGTACCAAACAGATAAACTTCCATAATACGATAAGTTGTACAGGCAAGACTGGAAGCACaaaaaaatacttcctccgttcttttttaaatgacacaattatttaggcacgtttgccaatgcacgatttcaaacattaatatctccaattttggataaaaaaaaattataaaaagttgatatttaaaaaatatttattgagacgaatctaataagaccccacacgactatattttttcttaagtataaaccacaaaatcaAGTAAAaggagcttgtgtgaatagtgtccaaaactcaattgtgtcatataaataagaacagaggaagtagtaATTACAACAAATGAGCAACTTCCATAATCCCCCTTGATGGGTTAACCCACACAACAATCATGTAGGACAAGCTATTTCTGGAATAAAGATATCAAGAATAAGTTAGTTTTGTAAACAATTATACTACGTAATACAGAggcaatctaatctaatatatatataaaggggagttttttcaagaaaattgagagcgtccacgtaggattgtataattataaattttggAATTAATTTTGTAAGATAATTAAATTTATCCTTTTtaataattagagttcttgAGATAAATAGTAAAAGAAAGGATAAATACAAATATTGTAAGCTAATAAAATTTATCTTTTTAATAGTTAGAGTTCTTGAGATAGTAAACTCCGATGAATCACATAGTATATAAACTCATAAGGTGGTATTGTGAATTCCACCAACAAAACGTTTAAGTTTTTTAGGAAAACAATAAACGAGAGTAAATTTTAAGAAAAGAGAATATCAATGTTATTAAGAGTGAGGGTTGATATTTTTATTGACACACATTGATATTTTCGTTGGATAAGGGGTGATACTTTATCAACGAAAATATCAATATGTAGCCGAATCACATATCAATAGGATTTGAGTTTAGTGCTACAAGCCTACAATTTTGTTTTTCCACATTAAAcgtccttttaaaaaaaaattatttgttggttgtaaTTAGTAAAATCGCAACAATATAATTATCATGTTCATGAATGAGCGTGCAGTAGgttttacatcaaacaaaacaACATAACCTAAAGCACAAACAACCGTGGGAAACTAAAATCAACCACACGAACTCTTTGCCTAGCTCGCATTTTACCACATTAAAAGTCATGCTACGTGGTGCAGTCGTGCAGAGTTTCAAATTTTCAATACTTTTGACAAATGTGATTATCATCTGTTTATTAAAGTTGTTTAGCTTAGTtagttttaatataattaagatCACGCTAATAAATAAGgattatttttatcttttttatgATTAGCTCTATTGTATTTGGATACAAGTATGAGACCAAATCTTTATTACTCATCATCAAAAGAGAGTAACCTAACAACAAGTATTGGATATATGACAAAAAGTACTTAATTTCATGATATGATATATTTATCTTATTTAACATAGAGTTTAAGTTTCAAAACAAGATATTAACAcaaaaccgtgcatcgcacgggtataaaaactactccctccgtcccggaatacttgacctgttttccttatcgggccgtcccttaatacttgacctgtttctaaaaatggaaatattctaacaatattatattatttctcactccaccctattaacccacctaccccctactccatacaaaaaataattaaaaattcaacccctactctcccccaaccccacctcttaacccacctcccactaactacattaaaataataccccactatcaactattacctattaaattaaataagtcaattcaagttccttaaactctgtgccggtcaaaccgggtcgagtattccgggacggagggagtagtaataaACTAACTATAAGTTTCATAAAGAGCAGACGGCTCAGAGGTCACAATGAACAACACTCATAACTTCATAAGTATCCAAGCAAAGAAATGATGTTCAAGGTTTATAATATACAATATAAGTCATGATGCCTTAAAAAATGCATTAAgtgaaatttattaatcaatgatGTCAGAAGTCTCCGACTTTCTAATTAGGCATAGGAAATTAAGGAGAGATTCCATCTTGATCACTTACCTTATTAGCGTCAAGAAGAGCAGTGTAAATCGATTCAAGTTCAGATCTTCGAGAATCAAACTCCTCaatctttttccatttcttTTTCAAAGAATCTTCAGCTTCTTTCCTCTCAGCGCATAACTTATTCAATCGCTGCACCTCAGACATTAATGTACTTACACTTGCCCTCAATCCAGCAGCTTCTCTTTCCTTCACCCACACTTCCAGCTAAAAGAAGGAAACATTTGGGAAAACGTTTAGCATACACCCATTAAAGTCAAAAGCTTGCTACAATAATTTCATAGGGCACCTATGCAGCCAAGAGTGAAAAAACAAAACCCATCTGTCAGCATAGCCCTGTTCTCACAAATCACAACCCAAAAaagtaacaaaaataaaataagaaagcAAAATGACTAACCAGGAACAAAAGGTAAATTTAGAAGAGAGAAACAACGCAAAAAAAACACAACATTCTTACTAAACAGCTCAATAATCAATGCACCTATTAAGCTTCAAGAAAATTCAACTCATAAACTCACCTAGGCTATTTAAACGCACTATATAACACGTGAAGCAATATTAATATGCTAATCAATAGGGAATCGATGAATTAAGACAGCCTTGGAAAATGTTGCATCAGGTGCTTAACCAAGATTACTACCTGGAATTGTCTGAGACTCCCAACATTATGCGACGTTCCTCCAACATTGGGCAGGTGAGAATTAACATCACTTCCATGCAGACGTACTAGAAGCTTCTCAGAGATGCTTCGAGCTTCTGCAGCTTTATTTAGAGCGTCCTCTGTAGCTACAAATTGTTGAACATGAGCTTTCTGCGATGATGAAAGAGAGACAAACATCAAGAAATAAACATGCAAAATCAAAAGGTTGACTAAAAAGAATATATGAAACCACCAAATAATATCTAAACAATTAAAGAATCTGATTTTGACATGTCACATTGTCACTAAAAACTCACTTCCAAAGAAAAAGAATATTGAAAAGGTGAAAATCTAATCAGCATATCCGCATAGTCCAAGTGCAacaagaaacaagaacaaaaaaaaaggcCATGAGTACAGGCAGAACCAAACCTGTCTTTCAAGAAGCTGATTTTCACTTCCCTTTGAAGGTAGATCCGCCCCTATCTTTCCATTACCATAAAGTTGATAGCTTAATGGTGATGTCGCATCTGGGGATGAAGCATCCATCACTCGGTTGTTCTCATACTTGTACCTGATCAATAGGACACGACTAACATTAAGACTATTGAAACTTAACTCACTTAAAATTCATGTCTACTTTTCCAAGTTCGTGTAGGTATAGGGTGCCTTCAAAATACTATGGTACCAAGGCATCAGATAAACAATGCATTTGCAAGCAAATGTGAGGATTACAAGGAATGAACACAGTAATATTTAAGAAACTTCCCAATTCTAGAGAGCACAAAAGTGTAAAAAAGTATATTAAACAATAAATTGCCACCAAAGATATTAAGGGAACATCACAAGAACCTGAGTGCTTCAGCATCGGCTCTGACATCAACTTTCTCTATCTCTCTACTAATCAATGACTTCAGCCGCTGAGCATATGCAGTAATAGCTTGAAGTAACAAAGGTGGACTTTTTAGGCAATTTCCAACAACAATATTAACTTCTTCAGGTATTTCCCCGTCAAAATCATATCCCAACTTAGCAGCTTCTAGCTGTGGATTTGAGTGCACACCACTTCCTTCAAAAGCAGGAAAAGAGCTGCGTATTCTGTCAAGTGTATGTAATGCAAGAAACTCACAGGCTTTTCTGATGTTCCTTTCGCGGGTGGTTTCAATGAGAATGACATCTTCAGCAGCTTTGGCTCCCTTAACAGTAGAGTAAACAGACTCTTTCTCACTGCTCGCATGTACTGTACTAGCTACTTCAGTAGAGAGATCAACACTGGACCTCTGAGAATTCCTAGCCTGACTGACGTAATGACGAAGGCGTTTATGATATTCAGCGAATATTTTTGCTGCTTCATCGCATTGTTGATCATATGTCTCCAACATAACCTGCTTATGCCTGCATTATTATTTATAGATCGTCAATAAATCAGTAATATTTCGGGTGAAAAGAATTACCCACATTCATGTTTTCATTCAAGGTTACACAGATCATTAGTAGACATTTGGGGTTCTCTCTTCATTTTTCGATTATCTTTATCTGTGACTCAATAGTTAGTGTCACAAAGAAATACAATCACAATAACAATAGACTGGTTCCATAGATGGGATTGGAGGGAAAAGAGACACAATAGTTCTAGATAAGATAGGTGTATAAGAAAAGATATCAAAGTAACCACATTTCTCTTTAAAACCAACCCATATTTCTTAAAACTCACACCTGCGCATAAAGGACAATCATAAAAGTCCCCCTGTCTCAATGTACACCTGTCTTAACCTAGAATAGCTCGAACATATAAGCCTTTAGCTGATGCTGCAGGCTCCCAAGCCACTACCGCAGTACAAAGGCCCAAGATAATAAGTTGCAACAGCATTGTTGATACAGGAAAACTTCCATTGCAACCATCGTTAGCTATCTGATAATAGACTAAAGACAATGCTTCCTAAGACAGCATTGGTACCTTATCACTGTGGAGGCCACAAGGTGCAGTAATGCAACTATAATGGAGCTCCCTCTAGGGTACTGTGTATTTATGATCATCCACAGTTTTTACGAAATGTCAAGGCTGCATATCAGATGTGCAGTCAAGTTTGAGTAGTTCTTTAGAATTTCTACTTCCAACGCTAAAATAGCAATTAGATATTGAGTCTTGCCAGAAGAATCCCTCTATTTGAAAGGAACGCCTTAGGACGAGGAAGGCCAAATTTAAACGAGTGTCTAGAATGATTGACTCTTCATATATGAACATATAGTTAATACCCCGATGCCCCAAACGTGGCTCTTAGCAAATGGCAAGAACAGGGCCGAATGTAAATATTCAATCACTACCTTCCTATTCAAAGTACCAAACGTCAAACCCTCAAGGGCCTCAACACTAGATAAAGTTCAGCTACAGCAACTATGTCCACCTCTCCAAGTCCACCTACACGTAATCCTCCTCCATAGTTAAAGAAACTCATTACAGCagcccccccccccaccccacacacacacacacacacatgcaCGCACGCATGCACACAGACATACACACAATCTATTTTCTGATACCCACCGCACCAAATCCAGACAGTTCATTATCAGTCCCTCCGTACGAAACTAGTTATCACTTGTTCACATAGTCCCAAGTCCCAACTCATGTAAATACAGTTATGAAATAACCAGGTGATGGTTGTGTCCTTTCTACCTTCTCACCCTCATTCACTTCAAATGGGGGTATCATGGAATATCCAAGCATAATTCTACTTTAGAAATGTGACAACTTCCATCAGATTCCAAAGTAGTGTACAAAACTACAATTTTCAAACTAAGTTCGCTCCGAAGGTAGCATTGTATCAAAAGCAATACCTTCAATAACAATTCTCATAATATTGAAAAACATAAACACGGTCATCCACTTCCTGATATGAAATTGTACCTTAACATAGTCATACCACGGCCAAAGAGTGCAACTAAAGCATTGTATCAAAACGAAAAAAATACCACCCGCAATAATTCTCAAAACATCATAGAACTTATAACCATGCCACCAGGCCTACATTTCCTAACAGAAAAACTATCATATTACCACTCTACCAAATGCCAAACTCAACAAGTaacaaaataaaacaagcaCTCTATAACTAACTTCACTGCAAATAAATAGCAAGCTAAACCTGAGATTTCCGCGATCATCAAGCATACGCTTCCTCTCAGCTTCCTCCCTCGAAACCTCCAACATTTTAGCCTTCAATTCTTTCCTCTGCCTCCTAAGAATCTGCCTCAACCTCTCCACCTCCTTCTCGGCAGCCTCCCTCTCCTGCAAAGCCTCCGATTTCCCTCTCTCTTTCTCCCTTCTCTTCCCAACATCCTTGCCctttccaccaccaccactatcACCTCCTCCGTGAACTAGTATATTCCTTCTAATCGTCTCCGCCGTCTTCTCCGATTTCACCCTCTGAAGCAAGAAATTCCACACCGGAATCATATTCCCTCTACAAACCTTCCTAATTGCATCCGCCGATGGACCCTGCCCCGCCCTGCTTGGGCCCGTGTACGGGCCTACAGGCCTGTATCCCATCTCTTTTTGAAGCCATTCCAGTATCGCCTCTGGTTGGGCCGCCATTGCCGAGCTCGTTGAGCTCTGCATTTTGCAATAAATACACAAAACCAAAAACCCTAGGATTTCAATTCACGTCGAAATCATTGGATTTTTTAGGGATCGTAATAGTTATGCTCGAATTGGGGGTAAATCCGAAAATGGATAGAAGCTGAAACCCTAGAACAGATCTGACGAACGCAAATGTCGATTAATCGAAGAAATTTGCTAAATGACGACGATTCTTGAATAATTTGTAAGTTGATTTGAATGATAGTGTGAGTATGAGAGgagtgagagagagagagagtggatGTTTGTCTGTGTGTTGTGAGTTTGAGGATTGGATGAAATTTTAACAAATTGAACACAAATGGAGaattttttgaaaatggagGTCCCGCTATTGGTACACTGTCTTGTTAATTCTAGCGTAGAGttgatgtttttatttttatttttttgaaggaaGAGTTGATGTTTTTAATTTAGAGGTAATTAAGCCGTAGATTGGATGGTTACAAAATTTACAATGATTATTTGATGGATAATAGgtaatcaaaaggtcttgcgcgcactaggtgtacaatatatttattgtacaccaagataacctttacccaattttttgtaactttaacctagttttgattaacttttatattaataataaaaaagttgacagataaactttttaaaaggttaaatgattaattttatacattatttgtcattttaaagaaataagttttactaaaattaaaaaaattatcactaaaaaatacataacttttacatatataagcttaacttttaagcattttgagttaacttttactccggtatacaatatttattgtacacccattgtaaataagaatttgtgataggTAATAGGGGAGCTATCAGGTGAGAAGGGTATTTAGCGTGAGAAACGTGAGAAGCAATCTGGGTCGTTTGATCAATTAAATCCGACGATCCTCATCAACCCCGCCTTTCTTCCACCTTAACAACAATACGTCCAAAAACAGAGggaaaaaagaaggaaaaacaaATTCAACCTGTCTTCCACCTTTAGAACGATATGTTCTTCTTCCTCCCtctatatttttattctatGGCAATTTTAAGCCATTTTTGTTCTTGATCTTGCAAAATTAACGCAACCATTAGTCCTTTCATTCAATTTTCGTCAATTTGGACCCTAAAAAGCTTTAAAATTTTGGTTCTTCGATTTCAAAATTTGTAACGAGATAATTTGAACCCTAAACTTTTCGAAACAATGATTGAAGTTGAAGAATATATTATATCTCGTCTCAATTGTCTTCcagtaataaaaaaattagaagCATTCAATTAGAGAAGTAGCAACATTACTCTTACACACCAAAACATAAGATTGGAATCAGGTAAATTCGTAATAGATAAGTGTAAATTAtcttttaattgtttaattttatttgttgTGGAATATGATGATTTTCAGACATATTAGCGTTTCGATGCATATTCCTGTGTTATTCAAGCAATCGTCAATAGTAAGTATGGTTATTGCTAATGATTGGCATGTTTGTGTTCTTAATATTGCAAATACATCATGTATGAATTGCATATACAGCAGGTAGAACTTGTGTATACAATAGGTATAACTTGTAGATACGTTAAATTTTTTCCACGAAAAAGGAAGTGTGAGAGGATTTGAGGGAGGCTTGTGGCTTGGGAGATGGCCTGCCAAATTAAGAATTTGCAACTTGTAACTAATAACTTTGTAGGATATATTAGATATTGAGTACAAAGTATTTAAGCTAGTTGTCTCCATAATCAAGGATGTATTAAAACAACCATTTTGCAGTGATAAGACATCGGCAAAAAGAGCCTGTTTGCAATAATTAGCAGGCATGACATAATATTGTGCTATGGAGTAGGTTGTCCTTGTCATGCTACTTGGTGTTCCTTGAAGTTGGAACTTGGAATAATTTCAAAGTGGGAATATCAGCCAAAATAAATATGATCAGATCTTTCTCCTTTCTatataaggatctgaagaaggtctattggtggccaaggatgaaaaatGAAGTAGCTGAATTTGTGGCCAGATGCTTGACTTGTCAGACGGTCAAGatagagcataggagacctcaaggaaaggtccaaacATTAGAAATCCCgagttggaaatgggactgtatttcaatggactttgtcacttgtttacccaagtcgaaaacgataccatttgggtagtggtaaataggttgactaagtcggcagtgtttataccaatgaaggaaacctggaagatGGAGCAACTTGTCAAGCCTTACATTAAGTATGTTGTGAGACTACATGGGGTTCCTAAGGATTTCGTATCAGATaaggattcaaggtttctttcaaaCTTctagaaaagtgtgcagaagaactttggtatgACATTAATAATGAGTACAACATTCCATCCAGCCACGggtggacaaactgaaaggactattcaAACACTTCAGGATATGCTTAGAGCATGTGTGATAgattttcaaggtggatgggaagatagtctagatctaattgagttttcagACAAttatagctatcatgccagtataggaatggcaccattcgaggCCTTGTATAgacgaaaatgtagaagtcccttatgttggaatgacattagtgaaaccattGTGTTAGGACCTCAtatgatagaggacacaatgaaccaagttaggactattcaatccaaaattcaagcagcgcaagatcgccaaaagagctatgcagacttgaaacgaaGGGATGAAGAATTCCAAacaggtgacaaagtgttgctcaaagtttcaccaatgaagggtataatgagatttggaaagaaaggaaagcttagcccaaagtacataggcccatatgatatcctagaacggataagaaaggtagcttatagactagccttacccatggacttgcatagagtgcataatgtgttccatatATCCCAATTGAGAAAGTATAttccggataagtcgcatgtgttgcaaccgaaAACCATAGAACTGGACCAAAGCTTAACTTTTGAGGAAAGATCAGTCAAAATCCtggatagtaaagtgcgtagtacacggacTAAGGATGTTAGGATTGTCAAAGTAttatggtctaatcaagaatcagaagaagctacatgggaagGCGAGgatgaaatgagaaagaaatatcctgagctttttcccgaggttagttgagttacggggtcgtaactcgtgtcttttaggggggtagagtgcggtagaattttgcgctttttaccttacTTTCCCTTATTTTGTGCTtgatttagtgctttctattgaatttgcacttcatattgtcatgttgaatcatctaaagagtacaacaactaattttttttgcaaGAAAACGCAATATAGTCTCATAatgtctcaagttttgagtttcaAGTTTGATTTCTgagcccaagtttcgggacgaaacttcttttaaggagggtagattataatacctcgtatttttctgtatttataaatttattttattatatttatacaaaatttttacaatttttagaatttaaatcgcatttaaatattatttaaatgcatttttaaataattagaatatttattattttaattaattacaaaacaaATTTATTATTTGAAGTCGGGAATTTATTGGGTTTCGGTTTTTAAATGGTTTGAATTAATTCTAACCCCAATTCGTTTTAATAGTTGAGCCCAACTGGAATTTCTAATTgcgatcccaaatctaaaccCAACCATCAAAACAAGCCCAATCTTTCATTCCTAAGCCTAACCCATTAGGGATTGGGGAATCCTATAAATATACCCCTTATATTATATTGACcccctcattaaaccctcattaaatttctctctcctcttttcttgCACCACACTCACCCGACTCCCTTTCTTTCTCTCGTGTCTCTTTGCTCGTCCGCACACGCACAGTCGAGCTATTGTTCGCTGCTGCCCTCTCGTGCACTCGTCCCTCGCCCTTGCTGCCTTGTGGTCGTGCATCACTCACACAGCACCACACGCTACTCATGCTCTCTCCCTCTCTTGGTGCGCGCTGCTACTGTCTCTAGCACAGCCCTTGCACACTCGTCCTTGCGAGTGTTGCCTTTCCTTGTTGCCTCGATGCCCAGCCTCGCACACCTTCGTGCTCTCTCTTGCTCGCAAGCAGCCCGCACCCCTgccttgttgttgttgctcgtgATGCCCACCACACACACGAGCACTCGTGTATGGTGCGTCGAGTACTACACTCCGTATTCCTTTGATCTTTTTGTGCCCAATCACATCcaattcgtgattgtaccgtgctataCGTCGGttcggtataattctcttcttccttacctattctatttcaatttcatattttaaattaaattattattatggattttgattaattaaacttccgtgatcggttatgaacaccgaattttgatGATTTGTATGCTTGTACTATTGAGGAGTATTTTAAATTGAAGTACTAtatttttcagatttgtttatttaataaagtgtcgatttttaaaggtttaaagtgaTTTTTATGTTGATTTAGGGTTATGGTTTTAATCTCAACCTAATGGTTGATTGatttgcataatttaatgttaattTCAATTACAGAAATCagttatatttttaaaaattatttcaaGGCTTAAAAGTGTCGAGTTTGATGATTTTAAAGGTGGAAACTTAATGTTTTCATACTAAGGCTTTAGTTTttcaattgagactattatttttattaatggacaattaatttttaattaatttaaaggtTTTAGAATTTATGAAAGTTGCTAGAAATTTAGTGAGCATGAGTAATAATTacatttcgttattttaatgataggaggtgatttctaatctAGAGCCTtgattcgcaaagtggcccccgtacttagatattcgaggtacgtacatgtctagggtgaccaccgttTACATGAGGATACTTGTGATACTTTattattgtgaatcatgtgacttagattattatggattcatgtttgatgtgtgaacaaacatgttatggatttttattgaatttatgaattctatgtgaacaagcatgttgtgattatttataatcgttgaatttaatgtcaagcatgttgttcaagtattattatgcatgtatggttgtttcacatgcaagggattattattatgctattgtacgtaatGTCTAGTATATGTTGATCCAAGTATTCATGActcgttgcactatttattCTACCCCGTCTGTAGGCTATGTTTGTAAaatctatgtgaattgaattaagtatTTTTCGTGCCTTGTgaacaccccgcttgttaattgGCATGTCGAGTtatctcaatagtatattgagaaggaacaatgggagtaatatcacttgagtcttgtgaaggaaataatgcccttggtccaagtatgcatttaatgataagttaataaatgcggttcagtattaattaacaagttaataattcagtgagatcaagtgagctgaatgcctaactagaggccgcttcagttcaagtggaattaatgatattaatccacagcttacacttgactgaacccttagggccacacaaatagtacgtaaacggatcaagtatttaatggcattaaatacttcatctatggttattcggaatcgacggatcttggtttcagtgagagctaagatcgtcaaaggcaagtaaatgaatactccggaaacgatgatattgccggaaacggaaatatggatcgtatcggaaatataaatattatccaagtagtagatgttgccggaaacggaaacatggtacgtatcggaaaatattattggaaatggaaatattgccggaatcggaaatattgcctgaaacggaaatattgtcagaatcggaaatactatcggaattggaaaataattccggaaacggaaatattaaatatttgttcgaaacggaaattaattccggaatcggaaatgttaaatattgttcgtatcggaaatgaatttcggaatcgggaatttaatcggaagcgtatcgtacgaattagcatcggatgaggcttgctagacgaaggcccaacacgaagccaggccgtcgcccagcaagccacacgcatcaacacacgccaaagcctcgccaggcccagcgcaaggccaggcctagcaaaggcttggcgcgcgcgcacagatcaggtgggctgcgagcatgggccaGGCGTCGTGCagttcgcgtgggccgcgaggcatgcgtgcgggctgtgcggtgctcgtgtgcgtgctaaacgaatcctaaagctatcttaattcgtgctatgattaaatcctaatcctaaaagataaaattaattatttagagttctaaaaggattctaattaattaattagtattctaacaggattcgaaatctttttccatggttctataaatatatgcctagggtcataaatttatactcgagtttttaacaagtattcatacaataaaagctgtgatttttgagcagaaaaatcagtcacattacttgcccatattagccgaaaataatagtaccttaatggcgattctagttggtcaatcttaaggcggatccggacgtgctgtggactatctacggagggacgacacttggagtcctaaagacttgttcttgttcggttcgggcgcagctagggagggcacgctacaaagtgtatgcatctaaattatgctaactgattatgtgtaaataatatgtttcctggcattaaggttttttcgcatgatttatgtttttcatatgtatcataacctaacatcttgtatgtttgatcacaagtcctaatgaaTTA
This sequence is a window from Spinacia oleracea cultivar Varoflay chromosome 1, BTI_SOV_V1, whole genome shotgun sequence. Protein-coding genes within it:
- the LOC110774939 gene encoding AUGMIN subunit 5 isoform X2; the encoded protein is MQSSTSSAMAAQPEAILEWLQKEMGYRPVGPYTGPSRAGQGPSADAIRKVCRGNMIPVWNFLLQRVKSEKTAETIRRNILVHGGGDSGGGGKGKDVGKRREKERGKSEALQEREAAEKEVERLRQILRRQRKELKAKMLEVSREEAERKRMLDDRGNLRHKQVMLETYDQQCDEAAKIFAEYHKRLRHYVSQARNSQRSSVDLSTEVASTVHASSEKESVYSTVKGAKAAEDVILIETTRERNIRKACEFLALHTLDRIRSSFPAFEGSGVHSNPQLEAAKLGYDFDGEIPEEVNIVVGNCLKSPPLLLQAITAYAQRLKSLISREIEKVDVRADAEALRYKYENNRVMDASSPDATSPLSYQLYGNGKIGADLPSKGSENQLLERQKAHVQQFVATEDALNKAAEARSISEKLLVRLHGSDVNSHLPNVGGTSHNVGSLRQFQLEVWVKEREAAGLRASVSTLMSEVQRLNKLCAERKEAEDSLKKKWKKIEEFDSRRSELESIYTALLDANKAAAAFWSQQPLVAREFASSTIIPASTVVIDLSNSAKDLIEKEVSSFLQSPDNSLYMLPASPQALLESMGVNGSTGPDALAAVEKSAALLTARAGARDPSAIPSICRISAALHYPSGSDDGLASVLKALEFSLKLRGSEACVLEDLAKAINLVHSRRNLVESGRTVLNHAHHAQQEYERTTRYCLSLASEQERTVVEEWLPELRNAVLNAQKSLEDCKYVRGLLDEWWEQPASTVVDWVAVDGQNVGAWLNHVKQLLAFYDKELL
- the LOC110774939 gene encoding AUGMIN subunit 5 isoform X1; this encodes MQSSTSSAMAAQPEAILEWLQKEMGYRPVGPYTGPSRAGQGPSADAIRKVCRGNMIPVWNFLLQRVKSEKTAETIRRNILVHGGGDSGGGGKGKDVGKRREKERGKSEALQEREAAEKEVERLRQILRRQRKELKAKMLEVSREEAERKRMLDDRGNLRHKQVMLETYDQQCDEAAKIFAEYHKRLRHYVSQARNSQRSSVDLSTEVASTVHASSEKESVYSTVKGAKAAEDVILIETTRERNIRKACEFLALHTLDRIRSSFPAFEGSGVHSNPQLEAAKLGYDFDGEIPEEVNIVVGNCLKSPPLLLQAITAYAQRLKSLISREIEKVDVRADAEALRYKYENNRVMDASSPDATSPLSYQLYGNGKIGADLPSKGSENQLLERQKAHVQQFVATEDALNKAAEARSISEKLLVRLHGSDVNSHLPNVGGTSHNVGSLRQFQLEVWVKEREAAGLRASVSTLMSEVQRLNKLCAERKEAEDSLKKKWKKIEEFDSRRSELESIYTALLDANKAAAAFWSQQPLVAREFASSTIIPASTVVIDLSNSAKDLIEKEVSSFLQSPDNSLYMLPASPQALLESMGVNGSTGPDALAAVEKSAALLTARAGARDPSAIPSICRISAALHYPSDDGLASVLKALEFSLKLRGSEACVLEDLAKAINLVHSRRNLVESGRTVLNHAHHAQQEYERTTRYCLSLASEQERTVVEEWLPELRNAVLNAQKSLEDCKYVRGLLDEWWEQPASTVVDWVAVDGQNVGAWLNHVKQLLAFYDKELL